A genomic region of Homalodisca vitripennis isolate AUS2020 chromosome 5, UT_GWSS_2.1, whole genome shotgun sequence contains the following coding sequences:
- the LOC124362258 gene encoding mitochondrial 2-oxoglutarate/malate carrier protein-like, giving the protein MGSQGKPVHVPNYAKFIIGGLSGMTGTLIVQPLDLIKNRMQLSGEGGAERDYTSSIDATRKILKREGIRGLYSGMSANLFRQATYTTLRMGMYQMTLEYLYSIGYSGLTPQVTSGLLAGFAGSFIATPSDVAFVRMTADGKLPPSERRNYKNIFDALKRLAIEEGRKGMFAGLSPTILRAMFANVTQLVSYTRAKDFLINNGYMEDDINCHLTSSVVSGMVYSVSTIPLDVAKTRIQQMKSSEAGIPMYSGLVDVFVKTVKNEGVLALWKGFGPFYVRVAPFTIILFVVNEQLLAMYKQYVIGI; this is encoded by the exons ATGGGATCGCAAGGAAAACCAGTTCACGTGCCAAATTATGCAAAATTTATTATTGGAGGACTAAGTGg AATGACAGGGACATTGATTGTCCAGCCACTGGATTTAATTAAGAATAGAATGCAGTTAAGTGGAGAAGGAGGGGCGGAGAGAGACTACACATCATCAATAGATGCGACGCGTAAAATATTGAAACGGGAAGGAATTCGTGGCCTATATTCTGGTATGTCAGCAAATCTGTTCCGACAAGCAACGTACACTACCCTACGCATGGGCATGTATCAGATGACATTGGAATATCTTTACAG taTTGGATATTCAGGACTGACGCCTCAAGTGACATCGGGATTGTTGGCAGGATTTGCCGGATCATTTATAGCTACGCCATCTGAT GTGGCTTTTGTTAGGATGACTGCAGATGGAAAGCTACCTCCTTCAGAGAGacgaaactacaaaaatatatttgatgcCCTCAAACGTTTAGCTATCGAAGAAGGGAGAAAAGGAATGTTTGCTGGGCTCAGTCCTACAATTTTAAGGGCAATGTTTGCTAATGTTACACAGCTTGTCAGCTACACTCGGGCGaaagattttcttataaacaatg GATACATGGAGGATGACATAAATTGCCACTTGACAAGTAGTGTAGTCTCTGGAATGGTGTACTCTGTTTCAACGATCCCACTAGATGTTGCAAAGACTAG GATTCAGCAAATGAAGTCATCTGAAGCAGGAATTCCAATGTATAGTGGATTGGTTGATGTTTTTGTGAAGACTGTCAAAAATGAAGGAGTCCTAGCACTTTGGAAAGGGTTTGGCCCTTTCTACGTAAGAGTGGCTCCATTTACTATTATACTATTCGTAGTTAACGAACAACTCCTAGCAATGTACAAACAATACGTTATcggtatataa